A region from the Mesorhizobium sp. J8 genome encodes:
- the gmd gene encoding GDP-mannose 4,6-dehydratase: protein MTKTALITGITGQDGAYLAQFLLSKGYSVHGLARRSSTAEVNTARLKWLGIENDVRIADGDLMDLSGLTRTMRDVRPDEVYNLAAQSFVKSSWQQPILTGNVTGIGVTNVLEALRLEIPGARFYQASSSEMYGLIQEPMQSETTPFHPRSPYAVAKVYGHWITVNYRESFGLHASSGILFNHESPLRGIEFVTRKVTDAVARIKQGLARELRLGNIDAKRDWGHARDYVRAMWLMLQQDQPDDYVVATGRTTTVRDMCRIAFEHVGLKMDDHLVIDPDLFRPAEVEILLGNPAKAKAKLGWETTVSLEEMIREMVDADLVRHSAARR from the coding sequence ATGACAAAGACAGCGTTGATAACCGGCATTACCGGGCAGGATGGCGCCTATCTGGCCCAGTTCCTGCTTTCAAAGGGTTATAGCGTCCACGGACTGGCTCGACGGTCGAGCACAGCCGAGGTCAACACCGCACGCCTGAAATGGCTGGGGATCGAGAACGACGTGCGGATCGCGGATGGCGACCTCATGGACCTGTCGGGTCTGACCCGGACCATGCGCGACGTAAGGCCGGACGAGGTCTATAACCTTGCCGCACAGTCATTCGTCAAATCCTCATGGCAACAGCCGATACTGACCGGCAACGTCACCGGGATCGGCGTCACCAATGTTCTCGAGGCGCTGCGCCTCGAGATCCCGGGAGCGCGTTTCTATCAGGCTTCATCGTCGGAAATGTACGGCCTCATCCAGGAGCCGATGCAGTCGGAGACCACGCCCTTCCATCCCCGCTCCCCCTATGCGGTGGCGAAGGTCTATGGTCACTGGATCACCGTCAACTACCGCGAGAGTTTCGGCCTCCACGCTTCGAGCGGCATCCTGTTCAATCACGAATCGCCGCTGCGCGGGATCGAATTCGTGACACGCAAGGTCACTGACGCCGTGGCGCGCATCAAGCAGGGCCTGGCAAGGGAGCTGCGGCTGGGCAATATCGACGCCAAGCGCGACTGGGGCCATGCCAGGGACTATGTCCGTGCCATGTGGCTAATGCTGCAGCAGGATCAGCCCGACGACTACGTCGTCGCCACCGGCAGGACGACGACAGTGCGCGACATGTGCAGGATCGCCTTCGAGCATGTGGGGCTGAAGATGGACGACCATCTCGTCATCGACCCTGACCTTTTCAGGCCGGCGGAAGTCGAAATCCTGCTCGGCAATCCGGCCAAGGCCAAGGCAAAGCTTGGATGGGAGACGACGGTTTCGCTTGAAGAGATGATCCGCGAAATGGTGGATGCCGATCTCGTGCGCCACTCGGCCGCCAGGCGTTGA
- a CDS encoding phosphomannomutase — protein MKFGSSGVRGLASELVGRPSGLYAEGFAQRLRSTGFRQGKVFVGRDLRDSSQAIAEDCMAALAASGFQPVDCGPIPTPALAFHARLHGAAALMVTGSHIPADRNGIKFYGPKGEIDKADEAAITAHVAELSDRYPWPPTYADWQAGHEQALAAFRARVGGILPPGALSGMKLGVYQHSTVAAELLVEVLRRDGADVVPVGKTEVFVPVDTEAVGPDTMAKVKDWVREFKFDAVLSADADADRPLIIDENGELFRGDLIGLATALFLKADVVVTPVTSNSGISEAFGFCVRRTKVGSPFVIEGMDAARQAGGIVVGFEANGGVLLGSDCLVNGRILSALPTRDSFLPILAVLGTMASTGKSLSGLRESWNLPVCASERLENFPVEKSRGLMCKLSDRDALRRFLAPFGTISDVDETDGLRARMTSGEIIHLRPSGNAPEFRCYAEAASPDRASEIVAIALGRARDTALADD, from the coding sequence ATGAAATTCGGCTCAAGCGGTGTTCGGGGTCTGGCTTCCGAATTGGTCGGACGGCCAAGCGGACTTTATGCCGAGGGTTTTGCGCAGCGCTTGCGGTCGACTGGCTTTCGGCAAGGCAAGGTCTTCGTCGGGCGCGATCTGCGCGACAGCAGCCAAGCGATTGCCGAAGACTGCATGGCGGCGCTGGCCGCGAGCGGCTTCCAGCCGGTCGATTGCGGCCCCATTCCCACACCTGCGCTTGCCTTCCATGCCCGCCTGCACGGCGCCGCGGCGCTGATGGTGACGGGCTCGCATATCCCCGCCGACCGCAATGGCATCAAGTTCTACGGGCCGAAGGGCGAGATCGACAAGGCGGACGAGGCCGCGATCACCGCTCATGTCGCCGAGCTGTCGGATCGATATCCCTGGCCGCCGACCTATGCGGACTGGCAAGCCGGCCATGAACAGGCGCTCGCGGCCTTTCGAGCCCGCGTCGGCGGCATCCTGCCCCCTGGCGCCCTTTCTGGAATGAAGCTCGGCGTCTACCAGCACAGCACGGTTGCGGCGGAACTGCTGGTGGAGGTCCTGCGAAGGGATGGCGCGGATGTCGTTCCCGTCGGAAAAACGGAGGTTTTCGTGCCCGTCGACACGGAGGCCGTCGGCCCCGACACGATGGCGAAGGTGAAAGACTGGGTGCGCGAGTTCAAATTCGACGCCGTGCTCTCCGCCGATGCCGATGCCGATCGGCCTCTCATCATCGACGAAAATGGCGAATTGTTCCGCGGCGACCTGATCGGGCTGGCCACCGCGCTGTTCCTCAAGGCCGACGTCGTGGTGACGCCGGTCACCTCCAATTCAGGGATCTCCGAGGCTTTCGGATTCTGCGTCAGGAGAACGAAGGTCGGATCCCCCTTCGTCATAGAGGGAATGGACGCGGCGCGGCAGGCAGGCGGCATCGTCGTTGGCTTCGAAGCCAATGGCGGGGTGCTTCTCGGGTCGGATTGCCTGGTGAACGGCAGGATCTTGTCCGCGCTGCCGACGCGGGATTCATTCTTGCCCATCCTGGCTGTGCTGGGCACGATGGCATCGACGGGCAAATCGCTGTCCGGCCTGCGCGAAAGCTGGAACCTTCCGGTCTGCGCCAGCGAGCGGCTCGAGAACTTCCCCGTCGAGAAATCGCGCGGCTTGATGTGCAAGCTCTCCGACCGTGACGCGCTGCGGCGGTTCCTCGCGCCCTTCGGCACCATCTCGGATGTCGATGAGACCGACGGCCTTAGGGCACGGATGACCAGCGGCGAGATCATCCATCTGCGGCCTTCCGGCAACGCTCCCGAATTTCGTTGCTACGCCGAGGCCGCCAGCCCCGACAGGGCGAGCGAAATTGTGGCAATCGCATTGGGACGGGCGCGGGATACAGCACTGGCAGATGATTGA
- a CDS encoding VOC family protein encodes MKLNGKLDYLELPATGGTLDSVKSFYSAAFSWSFTDYGPTYSAFAEGLDGGFQADAGEAPAKPLPVIYSKNLEETLDAVESAGGTIVKPIFSFPGGRRFHFTDPAGNELAVWGH; translated from the coding sequence ATGAAACTCAACGGAAAACTCGACTATCTGGAACTGCCGGCGACGGGCGGCACACTGGACAGCGTCAAATCCTTCTACAGCGCCGCGTTTTCATGGTCGTTCACCGATTATGGCCCGACCTATTCCGCCTTTGCCGAAGGCCTCGACGGCGGCTTCCAGGCAGATGCCGGCGAAGCGCCGGCTAAGCCGCTCCCGGTCATCTACTCAAAAAACCTCGAGGAAACGCTGGACGCGGTCGAAAGCGCCGGCGGCACCATCGTAAAGCCGATCTTTTCCTTTCCGGGCGGCAGGCGGTTCCACTTCACCGATCCGGCCGGCAACGAACTGGCCGTTTGGGGACACTAG